The following are encoded together in the Bos javanicus breed banteng chromosome X, ARS-OSU_banteng_1.0, whole genome shotgun sequence genome:
- the LOC133242700 gene encoding transcription factor SPT20 homolog, whose product MQQAVEQGLDLAEYVIATAQQRPPKRKYSSSGETSLQEKLYDIYVEECEEEPEVTEELRSNVNLLEKLLRRESLPCLVINLYPGKQGYSLMLKGENGSFSESIRLPYEEREFLEYLDAEELPPVLLNFLEKSAVNVFHQGCVIAEIRDYRQSGAGEPPRYQSRHILLRPTMQTLVCDVEAIASDHQNWTQEDKLLLESQLILATAEPLCLDPSVSVACTENRLLYNKQKLNTLAMKRSLKRFSVPALNQQQELSHCPPPPEPRIMSCKKIRESKTNELYDLKISKAGDCADTWIQRPCNLAVPAQVDVQKYATGKKPVRYEESQPTQEVLGDSAVGCEAAYQSQATRLTVRQPTDNSLATGNGSENEATREREPCLPQPSTDDQFKSFLPRPQTDAGRVGSRSEQLVQKSAQCPVQMSPSSSGSAHLRQPSPGTRSAQPRAASIRSSVPDRGARPPPPLKRRPWSLEKSSCSDSFTSQQAGSSQAHPSAGPAPQPPSLSQRSSVQLNRSILLPAATPSTVVMLQRIPDVQVTTISPGLKEIRLVGPFCCSQASGRGKLLA is encoded by the exons ATGCAACAAGCTGTAGAGCAAGGTTTGGATCTTGCAGAGTATGTCATTGCAACTGCCCAGCAGAGACCGCCGAAAAGGAAATACTCGTCGAGCGGAGAGACGTCTCTCCAGGAAAAACTGTATGACATTTATGTTGAAGAATGTGAAGAAGAGCCTGAGGTTACGGAGGAATTAAGAAGCAACGTGAACCTGTTAGAGAAGCTTCTTAGGAGAGAGTCGTTGCCCTGTTTGGTGATCAACCTGTACCCAGGAAAGCAAGGCTATTCCTTGATGCTCAAGGGGGAAAATGGATCATTTTCAGAGAGCATTCGGTTGCCTTATGAAGAACGGGAATTTCTCGAATATTTGGATGCTGAAGAATTACCTCCTGTTTTGTTGAATTTCCTGGAAAAGTCTGCGGTTAACGTTTTTCATCAGGGGTGTGTCATAGCAGAGATACGGGACTACAGGCAGTCCGGTGCCGGGGAACCTCCACGTTACCAAAGCAGGCATATTCTCTTACGTCCCACCATGCAGACGTTAGTCTGTGATGTAGAGGCCATAGCCAGTGATCACCAGAACTGGACCCAGGAGGATAAACTTTTGCTTGAGAGCCAACTGATCTTAGCTACAGCGGAACCACTGTGTCTAGACCCTTCTGTATCAGTAGCCTGCACTGAAAACAGACTGCTCTATAACAAACAAAAGCTGAACACTCTTGCCATGAAAAGGAGCCTCAAGAGGTTTTCTGTGCCCGCTTTGAATCAGCAACAGGAGCTATCCCATTGTCCACCTCCTCCTGAGCCAAGAATCATGTCTtgcaaaaaaataagagaaagtaaaacaaatgaaCTGTATGACCTCAAAATTTCTAAAGCAGGCGATTGTGCAGATACGTGGATACAGAGACCCTGTAACTTGGCTGTCCCAGCTCAAGTGGATGTGCAGAAATATGCTACAGGGAAGAAGCCTGTCAGATATGAGGAGTCACAACCAACCCAGGAGGTACTAGGTGATTCTGCAGTTGGATGTGAGGCTGCCTACCAATCCCAGGCAACAAGGTTGACCGTCAGGCAGCCAACTGATAATTCACTTGCCACTGGAAATGGGTCTGAGAATGAAGCCACAAGGGAGAGAGAGCCGTGTCTGCCCCAGCCTTCCACAGATGACCAGTTCAAGAGTTTCCTGCCCAGGCCacagactgatgctgggagagtgGGCAGTCGATCCGAGCAACTGGTCCAGAAGAGCGCCCAGTGTCCAGTGCAGATGTCACCCAGCTCCAGTGGCTCAGCCCATCTCAGGCAGCCTTCTCCAGGGACACGGTCAGCACAGCCTAGGGCTGCATCCATCCGGTCCTCAGTGCCAGACCGGGGAGCCAGACCTCCACCCCCACTCAAGAGACGTCCCTGGAGCCTAGAGAAGAGCTCCTGCAGTGACAGCTTTACCTCACAGCAGGCGGGCAGCTCTCAGGCCCATCCATCTGCTGGCCCTGCTCCTCAGCCACCCAGTCTTTCCCAGAGATCATCTGTGCAGCTGAACAGAAGTATCTTGCTTCCTGCAGCCACCCCGTCCACCGTAGTCATGTTACAAAGAATCCCGGATGTCCAGGTCACGACCATCTCCCCTggcctgaaggagatcagactaGTGGGCCCCTTTTGCTGTAGCCAGGCCTCAGGGAGAGG AAAGCTTCTGGCCTGA